The Eubacteriaceae bacterium Marseille-Q4139 genome has a window encoding:
- the tuf gene encoding elongation factor Tu, producing MAKAKFERTKPHCNIGTIGHVDHGKTTLTAAITKVLSERVAGNVATDFENIDKAPEERERGITISTAHVEYETENRHYAHVDCPGHADYVKNMITGAAQMDGAILVVAATDGVMAQTREHILLSRQVGVPYIVVFMNKCDMVDDPELLELVEMEIRDLLNEYEFPGDDTPVIQGSALKALEDPQSEWGDKVMELMAAVDSYIPDPVRDTDKPFLMPVEDVFTITGRGTVATGRVERGTLKLNDEVEIVGIHEETRKTVVTGIEMFRKLLDQAQAGDNIGALLRGVQRTEIQRGQCLVKPGSVKCHKKFTAQVYVLTKDEGGRHTPFFNNYRPQFYFRTTDVTGVCELPAGTEMCMPGDNVEMTIELIHPVAMEQGLRFAIREGGRTVGSGRVVSIIE from the coding sequence ATGGCAAAAGCTAAGTTTGAGAGAACCAAACCGCATTGTAACATTGGTACCATTGGACACGTTGACCATGGTAAAACTACATTAACAGCAGCTATTACAAAGGTACTTTCCGAGAGAGTTGCCGGAAACGTAGCTACTGATTTTGAGAATATTGATAAGGCTCCGGAAGAGAGAGAGCGTGGAATCACAATCTCCACCGCACACGTAGAGTACGAGACAGAGAACAGACACTATGCACACGTTGACTGCCCTGGCCATGCTGACTATGTAAAGAACATGATCACTGGTGCAGCTCAGATGGACGGCGCTATCCTTGTAGTTGCTGCTACGGATGGTGTTATGGCTCAGACAAGAGAGCACATCCTGCTTTCCCGTCAGGTAGGCGTTCCGTACATCGTTGTATTCATGAACAAGTGTGACATGGTAGACGATCCGGAGCTCCTTGAGCTGGTTGAGATGGAGATCAGAGACCTTCTTAACGAGTACGAGTTCCCGGGCGATGACACTCCGGTTATCCAGGGTTCCGCTCTTAAGGCACTTGAGGATCCGCAGAGCGAGTGGGGCGACAAGGTTATGGAGCTTATGGCTGCAGTTGACAGCTATATTCCGGATCCGGTTCGTGACACCGATAAGCCGTTCCTTATGCCGGTTGAGGACGTATTCACCATCACTGGCCGTGGTACCGTTGCTACTGGCCGTGTAGAGCGTGGTACGCTGAAGCTCAACGACGAGGTTGAGATCGTTGGTATCCATGAGGAGACCCGCAAGACGGTTGTAACTGGTATCGAGATGTTCCGTAAGCTCCTTGATCAGGCTCAGGCTGGTGACAACATCGGCGCTCTGCTTCGTGGTGTTCAGAGAACTGAGATCCAGAGAGGACAGTGTCTTGTAAAACCGGGTTCCGTAAAGTGCCATAAGAAATTTACGGCTCAGGTTTACGTTCTGACCAAAGACGAGGGCGGCCGTCATACTCCGTTCTTCAACAACTATCGTCCGCAGTTCTACTTCAGAACAACAGACGTTACCGGCGTTTGCGAGCTTCCGGCTGGCACCGAGATGTGCATGCCTGGCGACAACGTAGAGATGACCATCGAGCTGATCCACCCGGTAGCTATGGAGCAGGGTCTCCGCTTCGCTATCCGTGAGGGCGGCCGTACCGTTGGTTCCGGTAGAGTTGTTTCCATCATCGAATAA